One stretch of Nitrospirota bacterium DNA includes these proteins:
- a CDS encoding epoxyqueuosine reductase QueH has protein sequence MKLLMHICCANCSLYPIKTLSEKGVSVTGLWFNPNIHPYAEYSTRLNAVTRLQKAWELSIDYIDYYGIKEFIQRTGNGGENRCNVCYEMRLDKTAQKAREIGADGFTTSLLISPYQKFDAIIDIGREMEKKHSVQFYFEDFRPGWKQGVELSKELGLYRQKYCGCIYSEMEKHLKKS, from the coding sequence ATGAAGCTTTTGATGCATATCTGCTGCGCAAACTGCAGTTTATATCCCATCAAAACACTCTCTGAAAAGGGCGTTTCCGTAACAGGACTTTGGTTTAATCCCAATATTCATCCTTATGCGGAATATTCCACGCGGCTGAACGCCGTAACCCGGCTGCAGAAAGCATGGGAACTTTCCATTGATTATATAGACTACTACGGCATAAAGGAATTCATACAGAGGACAGGCAACGGCGGTGAGAATCGTTGCAATGTGTGTTATGAGATGAGGCTTGACAAGACAGCCCAAAAAGCCCGCGAGATTGGAGCTGACGGCTTTACAACCTCGCTCCTTATAAGCCCCTACCAGAAATTTGATGCTATAATAGATATCGGCAGGGAAATGGAGAAAAAGCACTCTGTGCAATTTTATTTTGAAGACTTCAGGCCCGGCTGGAAGCAGGGGGTTGAGCTTTCTAAGGAACTCGGACTTTACAGACAGAAATATTGCGGCTGCATCTACTCCGAGATGGAGAAACACCTTAAAAAAAGTTAG